The nucleotide sequence CCATCGTTTTATTACTAATGACCCTATGGCAGGTATACGCAATCCTAAGCAAGAGATTCGGCAGCCGCGTTCCTTGAATGTTGATCAGGCTGTAAGTCTGCTTGATTCTAAGTGCGGGGTGGAACCTGAAGATAAAAGAGATCAGGCTATAGCTGAACTTTTGTATGGTTCCGGATTACGTGTCAGCGAAGCTATTTTTCTTGGTATTTATGATGTTGATACCTCTTCCGGCCTTGTCAGGGTTACGGGAAAAGGAAATAAAGAACGTCTTTCTCCACTTAGTGACACAGCACGCGAGGCTATTGATTCTTATCTTGCTGTCAGGGAGGAGCTTGGACCTGCGCTTGAAGAGACAGCGCTTTTTGTGGGCAATAGAGGTGGGCGTATTAATCGAAGACAAGTCAATCGAATTCTCGCACGCATGGCCGAAGAGGCTGGACTGCAAGGTGGAGTTCATCCGCATATGTTACGACATAGTTTTGCATCGCATATGCTTCAATCCGGCGCGGATATGCGATCTGTTCAGGAATTGTTAGGTCATGAAAATCTTACGACCACTCAGAGATACACTCATTTAAATTTACAGCATATTATGAATGTTTATGATAAGGCTCATCCTTTATCAGAAAGTGGTTCTTTAAGCAGAAAATCTGATGGAAGCGATGAGTAATCGCAGGAAGTTTTAATTAATCAACCTTGGAGGAGGATCTATGAAAAAGCAAACGGCAGCCGCAGTTACAAATGCGATTGAGGCTAACAGTGATTCGGCAAGAAATGCAGCTCTTTTTGAAATCCGCAGTTTAAAAAAGGACTTAGCTCTGCTTGAGAAGGAACTTTCTTCCAAAAAAACTGAAAGCATTGAACCCGCTTTTGATCTGA is from Maridesulfovibrio ferrireducens and encodes:
- the xerC gene encoding tyrosine recombinase XerC, translating into MSSTAGPRNVMPEAVQIFLTHMDIEKGSSKATLCSYEKDLIQFEEFLSTRSHSLSNLVEISVDHVRGFLAKLHGRKLAKSTLSRKLSTLRSFFKYMTRHRFITNDPMAGIRNPKQEIRQPRSLNVDQAVSLLDSKCGVEPEDKRDQAIAELLYGSGLRVSEAIFLGIYDVDTSSGLVRVTGKGNKERLSPLSDTAREAIDSYLAVREELGPALEETALFVGNRGGRINRRQVNRILARMAEEAGLQGGVHPHMLRHSFASHMLQSGADMRSVQELLGHENLTTTQRYTHLNLQHIMNVYDKAHPLSESGSLSRKSDGSDE